One genomic window of Polyangiaceae bacterium includes the following:
- the lon gene encoding endopeptidase La — MFFKNDKDPAGARRPLPALPLRDIIVFPHMVSQLFVGREKSIAALDDAMSREKEIFLAAQKNAKTNDPTPDDIYTVGTIGIVVQLLRLADGTVKVLVEGRRRARIKRYVETRNYFVVDAEELVENVSADVEVEALIRSVQSTFEVYVKLNKKVQPEVLMSVQSIDEPGKLSDTIAANLPTIKLADRQSLLEMLDAKSRLERLYELMQAEIEILQVEKKIRSRVKKQMEKTQKEYYLNEQMQAIQKELGGGERDEFKSELAEIEEKLKKKKLSEEAKGKVQKELKKLRMMHPTSAEATVVRNYIDWVLALPWDEKTEERYDVAEAESILDEDHYGLKKCKERIIEYLAVQALTQQLKGPILCFVGPPGVGKTSLARSIARSTGRKFVRLSLGGVRDEAEIRGHRRTYIGALPGKIIQNLKKVASNNPVFLLDEIDKMSTDFRGDPAAALLEVLDPEQNSTFNDHYLDLDYDLSDVMFITTANTLSGIPIPLRDRMEIIELSGYTEYEKLNIAKKYLIPRQQKECGLEDVDFTIGEPAIRTVIHHYTKEAGVRNLERELGGVCRKVALKVVKEGRDQAFRVEAAEIPKFLGVPKYRLGKKEEHDEIGLTHGLSVSSYGGDILDCEVSVVPGKGKLVITGLLEKGMEESAQAAMSYIRSRAGTLGVETDFYQKVDIHVHFPEFVQKDGPSAGVTMATSIASALTRIPVRSNVAMTGEITLRGRVMPIGGLREKLLAAHRNGIDTVLLPKENRKDLRDVPRRVLKQMRLVLVDHMDDVLREALLLDDPQGMFGPRKLVMEYRQGEFISEEGGAVRRVPSGNTPGEQPGAA, encoded by the coding sequence ATGTTTTTCAAGAACGACAAAGACCCCGCTGGAGCTCGCCGACCCCTTCCAGCGCTCCCATTGAGGGACATCATCGTTTTCCCTCACATGGTGTCTCAGCTCTTCGTTGGGCGAGAGAAGAGCATCGCGGCGCTCGACGACGCCATGAGCCGCGAGAAGGAGATCTTCCTCGCCGCCCAGAAGAACGCGAAGACGAACGATCCCACCCCTGACGACATCTACACGGTCGGCACCATCGGCATCGTGGTGCAGCTCCTGCGCCTGGCGGACGGAACGGTCAAGGTGCTGGTCGAAGGTCGCCGCCGGGCCCGCATCAAGCGCTACGTCGAGACTCGGAACTACTTCGTCGTCGACGCGGAAGAGCTGGTCGAGAACGTGTCGGCGGACGTCGAGGTCGAGGCGTTGATCCGCAGCGTGCAGAGCACGTTCGAGGTCTACGTGAAGCTGAACAAGAAGGTTCAGCCTGAAGTGTTGATGAGCGTCCAGAGCATCGACGAGCCCGGAAAGCTCTCGGACACCATCGCTGCCAACCTGCCCACGATCAAGCTCGCTGATCGTCAGAGCCTGCTCGAGATGCTCGATGCAAAGAGCCGCCTCGAGCGCCTCTACGAGCTGATGCAGGCTGAAATCGAGATCCTGCAGGTCGAGAAGAAGATCCGCTCCCGCGTCAAGAAGCAGATGGAGAAGACGCAGAAGGAGTACTACCTAAACGAGCAGATGCAGGCCATCCAGAAGGAGCTGGGTGGCGGTGAGCGTGACGAGTTCAAGAGCGAGCTCGCGGAGATCGAAGAGAAGCTCAAGAAGAAGAAGCTCTCCGAAGAAGCCAAGGGCAAGGTGCAAAAGGAGCTGAAGAAGCTCCGCATGATGCACCCCACCAGCGCTGAGGCGACCGTCGTTCGCAATTACATCGACTGGGTTCTGGCGCTGCCCTGGGACGAAAAGACCGAGGAGCGCTACGACGTCGCCGAGGCTGAGAGCATCCTCGACGAGGACCACTACGGCCTGAAGAAGTGCAAGGAGCGCATCATCGAGTACCTCGCGGTGCAGGCGCTGACCCAGCAACTCAAGGGCCCGATCCTGTGCTTCGTTGGACCACCCGGCGTGGGTAAGACCAGCTTGGCCCGCAGCATCGCGCGCTCGACAGGCCGTAAGTTCGTGCGCCTATCCCTGGGCGGTGTGCGCGATGAGGCGGAAATCCGCGGTCACCGCCGAACGTATATCGGCGCGTTGCCCGGCAAGATCATCCAGAACCTGAAGAAGGTCGCCTCGAATAACCCCGTCTTCTTGCTCGACGAGATCGACAAGATGAGTACGGATTTCCGTGGGGATCCGGCGGCGGCTTTGCTCGAGGTGCTCGACCCTGAGCAGAACTCCACTTTCAACGATCACTATCTCGACCTCGACTACGATCTGTCGGACGTGATGTTCATCACCACGGCGAACACGTTGAGCGGCATTCCGATCCCGCTCCGCGACCGCATGGAGATCATCGAACTCAGCGGCTACACGGAGTACGAGAAGCTGAACATCGCGAAGAAGTACCTGATCCCCCGTCAGCAGAAGGAGTGCGGGCTGGAGGATGTGGACTTCACGATCGGCGAGCCGGCGATCCGCACGGTGATTCATCACTACACCAAGGAAGCGGGCGTACGTAACCTCGAGCGCGAGCTCGGCGGTGTCTGTCGCAAGGTTGCCTTGAAGGTGGTCAAGGAAGGCCGTGACCAAGCTTTCCGCGTGGAAGCCGCTGAGATCCCCAAGTTCTTGGGCGTCCCGAAGTATCGCTTGGGCAAGAAGGAAGAGCACGACGAGATTGGCCTCACCCATGGCCTGAGCGTGTCTTCGTACGGCGGAGACATCCTCGACTGCGAAGTCTCCGTGGTGCCCGGCAAGGGCAAGCTGGTCATCACCGGCCTGCTCGAGAAGGGCATGGAAGAGAGCGCTCAGGCTGCCATGAGCTACATCCGCAGCCGCGCGGGAACCCTCGGGGTCGAGACGGATTTCTACCAGAAGGTCGACATCCACGTGCACTTCCCGGAGTTTGTCCAGAAGGACGGACCGAGCGCCGGCGTCACCATGGCCACCAGCATCGCCAGCGCGCTCACGCGCATCCCCGTGCGCTCCAACGTCGCGATGACTGGAGAGATCACCCTGCGAGGTCGCGTGATGCCCATCGGCGGGCTGCGCGAGAAGCTGCTCGCCGCGCATCGCAACGGCATCGACACGGTGCTGCTCCCCAAGGAGAACCGCAAGGATCTGCGTGATGTGCCGCGGCGCGTGCTCAAGCAAATGCGCTTGGTGCTCGTCGACCACATGGACGACGTGCTCCGTGAGGCGCTCCTGCTCGACGACCCGCAGGGCATGTTCGGCCCTCGCAAGCTGGTCATGGAGTATCGCCAGGGTGAGTTCATCTCGGAGGAAGGCGGTGCCGTCCGTCGCGTTCCGAGCGGAAATACCCCCGGGGAACAACCCGGCGCCGCTTGA